AAGCATTCGATTGCTCTATATCGAAGTCGATTAAGTGATATTAGTTGGTTTATGAGGTCGCTTAATGAACCCATTGCCCGTATGGCAAACAAAGAAGATAAGTGTACAGGTCGTTTTTGGGAAGGACGCTTTAAAAGCCAAGCATTATTAGATGAAGCAGCAGTGCTTGCCTGCATGACTTACGTAGACCTCAATCCCATTCGAGCAAAAATGGCTGATACGCCAGAGCAATCAGATTACACAAGTATTCAACTTAGAATCCAATCCGCCCTCAATGGTAAACAACCTGCCAAACTCCTCTCTTTTATTGGTAATGAGCGCTTAAATCAACCTAAAGGGATAAACTTCACACTGAAAGACTACCTTGAATTAGTTGATGAAACAGGCCGAATAATTCGAGATGGCAAGCGAGGTTCCATATCAGCCAATGCTGAAAAAATTCTAGCAAGGTTAAATATTCCTTGTGAGAATTGGTTAACAATCACCGCTGATTTTGGCAAGTTATTTCATGGTCCGGTGGGGACATTACAAGAGCTGACGAGTTACTGTGAACATTTGGGTAAACGACGACGGCACTTTTCTAAAAATTGCCAGTATTTTCAAGCTGGCTGAGCGTTTCAACCACTCCTCTTGTTAAAGCCGGCTCATAATAAACCGAGTCAAAACCTGCTGTTTGAATTTCATCATTATCGCCCCTAAATACCCATTTTCAATACTTTCTTCGTTTCGAGTTAAACATAGGTCTGTTCGATTGGTTTTATCGTCAACTAATTAACCTAGCCACCCATTCTTAATCTCTCTAACTCGAAGCTCTAAAGTTCCAGCCTTACTCTCACTAACTCAACATGATTTACGTCTTAAGTCGCTCCTGCTGAGTAGTTAATGACTCTGGATATCTTAATATCAGTCCAAAATCTTAAAAACACACAGCAAAAATACCAAAATTAAGTTCGGTTTTCCATTTTCATAAAAGAGGAGTGTAACTAGGCGCTATCTAGCCATCGATGACAGTTAGCCGCCCCTTGCCGGCGCTTTCTATCTAAGTGTTCGCAGTAGGCATCTAATTCTTGAAGTGTTCCCACAGGGCCTTTGAATAGACGGCTGAATTCAGTGGTGAGTTTTAGCCAATTCGCTTGAGGAATGTTGAGTCTATCGAGTATCTGTTGGGATGTTTGGTTAATGGCACTACGCTTGTCGTCTCTAATAATACGCCCTGTATCATCAAGCAGTTGTAAGTAATCTTTAGCACTGAACATCAGTCCTTTTGGCATATCCTTGCGCTCATTACCCACAAATGGCAGCAGTGACTTAGGTTGCTCTCCATTACAAGCCGCTGTAATACGTCGTTGAATGCTGGTGAAGTCTGAGGTTTCAGGTGTTGTAGCCATCTTGGCACGGATAGGATTGAGGTCTACATAAGCCATGCAGGCCAGAACAGCTGCCTCATCCAACAAGGCTTGGGACTTGAACCTCCCCTCCCAAAATCTCCCTGTACAGTTATCTTCCTTGTTCGCCTGTCTCGCAATGGGTTCATTGAGGCAGCGCATAAACCAGGAGATATCACTTAATCGACTTCGGTATTGAGCAATTGAATGCTTTAAGGCTTTAACTTCAAAGCTTTCAACTAACTCCCCCTCAGCAAACTTCTGAGTAACTTCAGTCCCTTTAAACAGCTGATGCCAATGCGCTACCACTTCTTTATCTGTCCAGCTATTAGCCTCAAAAATATCGACCCTAAGCACTAAATGCAGGTGGTTAGACATAACAGCATAAGCCGCCACATCTATAGCAAAAATTTGAGCGAGTTCAAGTATCCTAGACTCAACCCATTCACGCCGATGCTCGTATGACTTACCTGAGTATCTATCGACTCCCGTAAGCCACGCCATGCGAATACATCTAGAAATACAGTGGTAGAAAGGCGTATCTTCAATGCTAATCAATGTGCTTCTTGGTCTGGCCATAGCAACCTCAATCCTACAGAGAGAACTTAAGCTTAGTCAGAGCTGAATTATCCATCAATAATTGTGGGTGGCCATGTTAAGCATTTGTGGGTGGCCATGTTAAGCATTTTTATCTGGAGTTATCTGGACGATTGCTTTGGTCTTGATATGGCCCTATTTCGCTTAGGTTTCTCTGTAGCACTTTATGTTTATGTGTTTTATAGGCATAAAAAAGCCCGCAATAAGCGGGCTTTTGTTTGAATAAGTTGATTGAATTAGTCTTGCTTAAGATGTTCAAGTACCACTTCATGGTGATCTTTGGTCTTAAACTTGTTGAACAGGTGGCTGATTTTACCATCTTGTCCAACTAAGAAACTTAATCGATGAATTCCGTCATAGACCTTACCCATAAACTTTTTCTCACCCCAGACACCGAAGGCATCCGCTATGGCATGATCTTCATCACTAAGAAGAGAGAAGTTAAGCTCCTGCTTTTGTGCAAACCTTGCCAGCTTAGGCACAGGATCTGGGCTAATGCCTAATACTGTGACTTTCAAGCCATTGAGTTCTTGCATGCTATCTCTAAGACCACAGGCTTGAACGGTACAGCCGGGTGTAGAGGCTTTGGGGTAGAAATAGACCAGCACTGGGCCGATATTTAAACACTCTTTCAAAGAGATGAGCTTATCGTTTTGGTTTTTTAGCTCGAAGAGTGGGGCGTTATCGCCTGCAGTTAAGGTATTCATTTGATTTTCCTAGTTATACCAATTCCATTAAATTTATGAGTAATTCAGAGTTTTCTCAGAGCGTTAAATTCAAGGCGTATTGTTGAAAAAATGGTTATTCCCTATGGAACTGGTATTAGTTACTCGTGGTGCCCTGCATACGTTCGATGACGCAGTGCAATGACATCTCAGAAGCCAGCTCATTGATGCTGATTTCTAACTTATCCAGTTCGACTTTCTCTGGGACATTGATTGTCAGGAACACATGTTGGCTAGGATTGCCTTGAGCGTCTTCCTCTGCATGAGACCTTACTGCGGCGAGATCCAGGGAGCGATCAGCAAGAAACTGGGTGATCTTTCTCATGGTGCCTCGCTGATTTTGTCCGGTAAAGGTGAGCTCCAGACGCGAAATGTAATTTTGTGCAGTATGTTCAGAGGTGCGCTTCATTACCGTCATCAATTCAAGCTCAACACTCAAGGGTGGGAGTTGGATTTCCATCTTAGTGATCGAGGCCCAAGAGCCTGACAACATCATGATTAAGGTGAATTCATTGCCAAATAAGGCCATTCGACTGTCAACTATGTCACAGTCACATTCACTTGCAAGCCTCGCAAATTTACTGACAATTCCCGGTCGGTCAGACCCCATAGCAGTAACGACAAGCTGATTGGACATGAATTTTCCTTTTTTATAGCCAGATATGTACATAAACGCACCAATTTTAGGTGCATTTCTCTGCGGTGACTAATGCTACCACAAGATTGCAGAGATGAGATCCCCGTCTGATACAACAAAAATGTGATTGCATACACTAGACGATGAACACTCTTAACATTATTCAATCACTGAAATGCTTGTTTTTAATGGATAGCATCAGTACCATAGCCAGTCCTGGATCTTGGGGAAGTCACATGATAAACGGAAGCATCGTAGCCTTAATCACACCACTAAATAGTGATGGCACAGTAGATTATAAAAGTCTTGAAACGTTAGTTGAGTACCATATTGCAGAAGGCACCGATGGCATCGTTGCTGTAGGCACTACAGGTGAAGCTGCCACACTTCCTATATCAGAACATATCGAAGTTGTTGCACAAACGGTAAAATTTGCATCGGGGCGTATTCCTGTAATTGGAGGCAATGGCGCCAATGCAACGGCAGAAGCCATAGAGCTGACCAAGGCGCAAAGCAAGCTTGGTATTGTGGCGATGTTAGGTGTAACACCTTACTATAATAAGCCGAGTCCCAAGGGCTTGATTGCTCATTATACAGCTGTCGCTGCCAGCACAGATATTCCGCAAATTCTTTATAATGTACCAGGCCGAACAGCCGTTGACATGTTACCTGAGACCATAGCGCAGCTGGTTGAAGTGCCAAATATCATAGGTGTTAAAGACGCCACAGGTGATGTCTCTCGGGTGAAACAATTACGTGAACTCTGCGGCGATGACTTCCTGCTTTATAGTGGTGACGATGCAAGCGCACGTGAATTTTTAAGTTTGGGTGGTGATGGAGTCATTTCTGTTGCTAACAACATAGTTCCAAAACAGTTTAAATTGATGTGTGACGCCGCGCTAGCTGGTGATATCCAAGCCGCCATGGCAGCTGAAGATCAGATCAAAGGTCTATTCAGCGCCCTATTTTGCGAAGCTAATCCTATACCAGTTAAATGGGCCGCCCATCAGATGGGCTTGATCAGTCGAGGTGATATTAGATTACCTTTGACGGAACTTTCTACCGAGTTCCATGGTCTGTTGTTAGATGCAATGAAAAATGCCCGAATTGAGGTTAAATAATAGATGTTGAAGCAAGTGACTCCTTTAGTACTTATCGTCGCCGTTACCGCGTGTAGTTCTCCAGTCGATAGAAGACAGGCCAACGGTGGTGATGAATACACCAATGTGAAAACTCAGCCGGTTTTAACCATACCTGCGGGATTGAACACTCCGGTATACAGTAAAGAATACAAAATTCCTAAGCTGAACAGCAAAGCGAGTGCCAGCCTGATAGGCAAGCAACTGGATATTCGTCCACCTCTGCAAATTTTACCTATGGCCGAGGGTACGCGTGTAGAGGAAGGTAGTGACAATATTAAAATTGTCGTCGATTCCATCGACAAGGACATTGAACTGAAAAGTGAAATGTTCAATGTGATCAAAGATTATTTAGCGAGCAGATCAATCCCAATTCTTAATGAAGATTATGACAAAGGCTTGATTGAAACTGATTGGATCGAGAATCAAGAAGTGATCGATTCAAGTTTCTGGGGTAGCGATGAGATCTTTAAGCTGCGTCAACGTTATGAGTTTAAAATAAACATTCGTCCACATGGCCGCAGTGGCGACTTGATGATCAATCTTGTGGATCATGAAGTGAGCTATGATGGTAAGCAGAAAGACATCGTATTGAGTGGCGAAGACAAACGCAGATACACCATCGATATGCTGAATAATGCCGTTGCCTATATGAGTATTAAACGCAGTAAATCGCTGAAAGCTAAGCGTCTACGTGAAAGTCTAGGCATCGACATGAGCATAGTCAAAGGCACCAGCTCTGAGGTCGAGAGTGAAGAAGGGGTGGCTTCATATTGGTTAGCCGAAGCACCGTTCAAACGAACATGGGATCGATTGCGTATCGTCTTACCTGAGTTGGGCTTCGAGATTGTCGATATGGACAGTAACAAGGGTCTTTACTATATCAATGTCACCGATGATTCAGGTTTCTGGAGCTCGCTCTGGAACGATAAGGACCTAGCGATTAATGAAGGTTCTTACCGTATGACACTTGAAGATGACACTAATGCAGATAAGACTCGTATCTATCTGCGTGATTCATCAGATAAGCCGTTAGATAATGAGATTGTTGAAGCTGTGTATGATGGTTTCTCTGAACTGATGCAGGAAGATCGTAAGATCCGTTAAGCTCATTGGTTGAACAATCCCGAAAAGGAGGCATCTAGCCTCCTTTTTTATTGCCTTCATTTTGACACTCATATCGCACCTAACAGCATAGATTCTACTCTAGAATAGCCTTTTTCTATCACACTCCACTACTCTGACTTTACTAACTAGTACTAATACCTCCAATAGCCAGACTGGGCTTGTATTATCCTCTGTTGTTGCGCCTTGGGTCAATTGTAAGTAAAGGTAAAGCACTCTTGAAGCGCTATGGTCTATAGGTAAACTAGCCTCACGAAAAATAAGCTGTTTTGTGGAATTAATGAAAAAAATAATAATATTGTTAATCATCCTGCTTATTGCATGGTTTAGCTATCGACAAGTCTCATCGGAAAATATAACTATTGGCAAGAAACAGAGACCCATAGCCAATGTCGTGGTGGCTAAGGCGGCAATTGAGTTGATTCGAGATGAAGTTGAGGCCCTAGGCACCAGCAAGGCCAACGAGTCGATAACCGTTACTCCAAAAGTCACCGAAGTGGCAAGCAAGATCAACTTCGAAGACGGTGATATTGTAAAAAAGGGCCGTTTACTGGTTCAACTTCAGGACACAGAATACAGAGCCCGGGTGAAAGTCGCTAAGGTACGTGTCAGGGATCATATGCGTGAACTGGACAGAATACGCTCTTTGATCACCAGTCAGACCATTGCCGAGCTTGAACGTGACAGGTTACAGACCCTGATAGATACCGCCAATGCAGAATTGGACCAAGCTCAAGCGGCCCTTGCAGACCGAAAAATATTCGCGCCTTTCAATGGCCGTTTAGGTCTTCGTCAGATCAGCGTGGGTAGCCTGTTGACGCCGGGAACTGTGATCACCACCTTAGATGATATTTCTGTGATCAAGTTGGATTTCTCAGTGCCAGAACGCTTCTTACAGTCTTTGGCCATAGGTAAACAAGTTGAAGCAAGTGCGGTAGCATTTCCAGGTGAACTGTTTAGCGGCAAGGTCATCTCCATCGACAGCCGGATAAATCCAATCACTCGAGCCGTTACCGTCAGAGCCAAGCTCCCTAATGGGGATAACCGCTTAATGCCAGGCATGCTGATGAAAGTCACGCTTATCCAGCAGAGCCGTGAAGCCCTGATTTTACCTGAATCGGCGATCATCCCAATCCAGGATAGGCATTATGTCTATCTGGTTAATGATGAAAATGTCATCGTGCGCCGTCAGGTTAGCTTAGGTCTGCGTAAGCGGGGTTGGGTCGAAGTGCTCGATGGGGTCAAGTTAGATGAGCAGGTGGTGATCCGCGGCATTTTAAAGGTCAGGCCAGGAGACAAGGTAAAGGTTCAGCTTAGTGAGCGTTTTAGTTTCCTTAAAGAAGCTAAGGTTGGGCCAACCGTATGATACTAACCGATCTTTCAGTGAAGCGTCCCGTCTTC
This portion of the Shewanella violacea DSS12 genome encodes:
- the dapA gene encoding 4-hydroxy-tetrahydrodipicolinate synthase; this encodes MINGSIVALITPLNSDGTVDYKSLETLVEYHIAEGTDGIVAVGTTGEAATLPISEHIEVVAQTVKFASGRIPVIGGNGANATAEAIELTKAQSKLGIVAMLGVTPYYNKPSPKGLIAHYTAVAASTDIPQILYNVPGRTAVDMLPETIAQLVEVPNIIGVKDATGDVSRVKQLRELCGDDFLLYSGDDASAREFLSLGGDGVISVANNIVPKQFKLMCDAALAGDIQAAMAAEDQIKGLFSALFCEANPIPVKWAAHQMGLISRGDIRLPLTELSTEFHGLLLDAMKNARIEVK
- a CDS encoding efflux RND transporter periplasmic adaptor subunit, with the translated sequence MKKIIILLIILLIAWFSYRQVSSENITIGKKQRPIANVVVAKAAIELIRDEVEALGTSKANESITVTPKVTEVASKINFEDGDIVKKGRLLVQLQDTEYRARVKVAKVRVRDHMRELDRIRSLITSQTIAELERDRLQTLIDTANAELDQAQAALADRKIFAPFNGRLGLRQISVGSLLTPGTVITTLDDISVIKLDFSVPERFLQSLAIGKQVEASAVAFPGELFSGKVISIDSRINPITRAVTVRAKLPNGDNRLMPGMLMKVTLIQQSREALILPESAIIPIQDRHYVYLVNDENVIVRRQVSLGLRKRGWVEVLDGVKLDEQVVIRGILKVRPGDKVKVQLSERFSFLKEAKVGPTV
- the bamC gene encoding outer membrane protein assembly factor BamC; this translates as MLKQVTPLVLIVAVTACSSPVDRRQANGGDEYTNVKTQPVLTIPAGLNTPVYSKEYKIPKLNSKASASLIGKQLDIRPPLQILPMAEGTRVEEGSDNIKIVVDSIDKDIELKSEMFNVIKDYLASRSIPILNEDYDKGLIETDWIENQEVIDSSFWGSDEIFKLRQRYEFKINIRPHGRSGDLMINLVDHEVSYDGKQKDIVLSGEDKRRYTIDMLNNAVAYMSIKRSKSLKAKRLRESLGIDMSIVKGTSSEVESEEGVASYWLAEAPFKRTWDRLRIVLPELGFEIVDMDSNKGLYYINVTDDSGFWSSLWNDKDLAINEGSYRMTLEDDTNADKTRIYLRDSSDKPLDNEIVEAVYDGFSELMQEDRKIR
- the bcp gene encoding thioredoxin-dependent thiol peroxidase — protein: MNTLTAGDNAPLFELKNQNDKLISLKECLNIGPVLVYFYPKASTPGCTVQACGLRDSMQELNGLKVTVLGISPDPVPKLARFAQKQELNFSLLSDEDHAIADAFGVWGEKKFMGKVYDGIHRLSFLVGQDGKISHLFNKFKTKDHHEVVLEHLKQD
- a CDS encoding glycine cleavage system protein R translates to MSNQLVVTAMGSDRPGIVSKFARLASECDCDIVDSRMALFGNEFTLIMMLSGSWASITKMEIQLPPLSVELELMTVMKRTSEHTAQNYISRLELTFTGQNQRGTMRKITQFLADRSLDLAAVRSHAEEDAQGNPSQHVFLTINVPEKVELDKLEISINELASEMSLHCVIERMQGTTSN
- a CDS encoding transposase; this translates as MPRPRRTQVSIEDTPMYHCCSRVTRRAFLLGDDELTGKNYDHRRGWVESLLLKLAGVFAINIAAYAVMSNHLHVVLSVDIYESNRWNDKEVVEHWHQIFLGTEVTQKFVKGEVIESYEVESLKHSIALYRSRLSDISWFMRSLNEPIARMANKEDKCTGRFWEGRFKSQALLDEAAVLACMTYVDLNPIRAKMADTPEQSDYTSIQLRIQSALNGKQPAKLLSFIGNERLNQPKGINFTLKDYLELVDETGRIIRDGKRGSISANAEKILARLNIPCENWLTITADFGKLFHGPVGTLQELTSYCEHLGKRRRHFSKNCQYFQAG
- a CDS encoding transposase, which encodes MARPRSTLISIEDTPFYHCISRCIRMAWLTGVDRYSGKSYEHRREWVESRILELAQIFAIDVAAYAVMSNHLHLVLRVDIFEANSWTDKEVVAHWHQLFKGTEVTQKFAEGELVESFEVKALKHSIAQYRSRLSDISWFMRCLNEPIARQANKEDNCTGRFWEGRFKSQALLDEAAVLACMAYVDLNPIRAKMATTPETSDFTSIQRRITAACNGEQPKSLLPFVGNERKDMPKGLMFSAKDYLQLLDDTGRIIRDDKRSAINQTSQQILDRLNIPQANWLKLTTEFSRLFKGPVGTLQELDAYCEHLDRKRRQGAANCHRWLDSA